One Xenopus tropicalis strain Nigerian chromosome 8, UCB_Xtro_10.0, whole genome shotgun sequence genomic window carries:
- the cpsf2 gene encoding cleavage and polyadenylation specificity factor subunit 2, which produces MTSIIKLTTLAGAQEESAVCYLLQVDEFRFLLDCGWDENFSMDIIDSVKKYVHQVDAVLLSHPDPLHLGALPYAVGKLGLNCAIYSTIPVYKMGQMFMYDLYQSRHNTEDFSLFSLDDVDCAFDKIQQLKYSQIVHLKGKGHGLSITPLPAGHMIGGTIWKIVKDGEEEIVYAVDFNHKREIHLNGCSLEMISRPSLLITDCFNATYVQPRRKQRDEQLLTNVLETLRGDGNVLIAVDTAGRVLELAQLLDQIWRTKDAGLGVYSLALLNNVSYNVVEFSKSQVEWMSDKLMRCFEDKRNNPFQFRHLTLCHGFSDLARVPSPKVVLASQPDLECGFSRELFIQWCQDPKNSVILTYRTTPGTLARFLIDHPSERIIDIELRKRVKLEGKELEEYLEKEKLKKEAAKKLEQSKEADLDSSDDSDAEEDIDQTTSHKAKHDLMMKNEGSRKGSFFKQAKKSYPMFPAPEERIKWDEYGEIIKPEDFLVPELQATEDEKTKLESGLTNGEEPMDQDLSDVPTKCISATESMEIKARVTYIDYEGRSDGDSIKKIINQMKPRQLIIVHGPPDATQDLAEACRAFGGKDIKVYTPKLHETVDATSETHIYQVRLKDSLVSSLKFCKAKDTELAWIDGVLDMRVSKVDTGVILEEGELKDEGEDSEMQVDTQALDASAIAQQKAIKSLFGDDDKEFSEESEIIPTLEPLPSNEVPGHQSVFMNEPRLSDFKQVLLREGIQAEFVGGVLVCNNMVAVRRTETGRIGLEGCLCEDFFKIRELLYEQYAIV; this is translated from the exons ATGACATCCATCATTAAGCTAACTACCTTGGCCGGCGCCCAGGAAGAATCTGCAGTTTGTTATCTTCTTCAGGTTGATGAATTCCGGTTTCTCTTGGACTGTGGCTGGGATGAGAATTTTTCCATGGATATCATTGACTCTGTCAAAAA atatgtCCATCAGGTGGATGCAGTCCTCTTATCGCATCCTGATCCATTGCACCTGGGggctctgccctatgctgttggAAAGCTGGGGTTGAACTGTGCCATATATTCTACTATTCCAGTGTACAAGATGGGTCAGATGTTTATGTATGACTTATATCAG TCTCGTCACAACACTGAGGATTTCAGTCTTTTCTCTCTTGATGATGTTGATTGTGCATTCGATAAAATCCAGCAATTAAAATATTCCCAAATTGTGCATTTGAAAG GAAAGGGTCATGGCTTGTCAATCACTCCTTTACCAGCTGGTCACATGATAGGGGGGACCATATGGAAAATTGTGAAAGATGGAGAGGAAGAAATTGTGTATGCAGTGGATTTCAATCACAAGAGAGAGAT ACATTTAAATGGATGCTCCTTGGAAATGATCAGCAGGCCATCTCTACTTATTACTGACTGTTTTAATGCTACCTATGTCCAGCCAAGAAGAAAGCAGAGGGATGAACAACTGCTAA CAAATGTCCTGGAAACTCTGCGAGGAGATGGGAATGTTCTTATTGCTGTAGACACAGCAGGCAGAGTCCTTGAACTTGCGCAGCTGCTTGATCAGATTTGGAGGACCAAAGATGCTGGACTTGGGGTTTACTCTTTGGCTCTCCTGAATAATGTCAGCTATAATGTAGTGGAATTCTCAAAATCACAG GTGGAATGGATGAGTGATAAGCTTATGAGGTGTTTTGAAGACAAGAGAAACAACCCATTTCAGTTTCGTCACCTCACCTTGTGTCATGGCTTTTCTGACCTTGCTCGTGTGCCAAGTCCAAAAGTAGTTCTTGCAAGCCAGCCTGATCTTGAATGTGGATTTTCAAGAGAACTCTTCATTCAGTGGTGTCAGGACCCCAAAAACTCTGTTATACTGACCTACAGAACTACTCCAGGAACTCTTGCTCGCTTTCTGATTGATCACCCGTCAGAGCGAATCATTGACATAGAG cTGAGAAAGCGTGTAAAACTGGAAGGGAAGGAGCTTGAAGAGTACTTAGAAAAGGAGAAGCTGAAAAAAGAAGCTGCTAAAAAACTGGAGCAATCCAAAGA GGCAGACCTGGATTCTAGTGATGATAGTGATGCTGAGGAGGATATAGATCAGACCACATCACATAAGGCCAAACATGACTTGATGATGAAAAATGAGGGCAGCAGAAAAGGCAGCTTCTTCAAACAGGCAAAGAAGTCTTACCCTATGTTTCCTGCACCAGAAGAGAGGATTAAATGGGATGAATATGGTGAAATTATAAA GCCTGAGGATTTCCTAGTACCTGAGTTGCAAGCAACAGAGGATGAAAAGACTAAGCTAGAGTCAGGTTTGACAAATGGAGAAGAGCCAATGGACCAAGACCTGTCTGATGTTCCAACCAAATGTATCTCAGCAACAGAATCAATGGAAATCAA GGCAAGAGTCACATATATTGATTATGAAGGCCGCTCAGATGGTGACTCCATCAAAAAGATCATAAACCAAATGAAGCCGAGACAGTTGATTATTGTGCACGGCCCTCCAGATGCAACTCAGGATCTTGCTGAAGCTTGTAGAGCATTTGGTGGCAAAGATATTAAAGTTTATACCCCCAAACTACATGAAACTGTAGATGCAACAAGTGAAACACACATTTACCAA GTAAGACTGAAAGATTCCTTGGTTAGCTCCCTTAAGTTCTGCAAAGCTAAAGATACAGAGTTGGCATGGATTGACGGGGTACTGGACATGAGAGTATCAAAAGTAGACACCGGGGTCATATTAGAAGAAGGGGAATTAAAAGATGAAGGGGAAGATTCAGAAATGCAAGTGGATACTCAAGCTTTGGATGCCAGCGCAATAGCACAGCAAAAGGCCATTAAAAGCCTGTTTGGAGATGATGACAAAGAGTTTTCAGAAGAAAGTGAGATCATCCCAACATTGGAGCCATTACCAAGCAATGAG GTCCCAGGACACCAGTCAGTTTTCATGAATGAACCACGACTGTCAGATTTCAAACAAGTCCTTTTGCGGGAAGGGATTCAGGCTGAATTTGTTGGTGGTGTGCTAGTGTGCAACAATATGGTAGCTGTCCGAAGG acgGAAACTGGTCGGATTGGTCTAGAAGGATGCCTTTGTGAGgacttttttaaaataagagAACTTTTATATGAACAATATGCCATCGTGTGA